In a genomic window of Zingiber officinale cultivar Zhangliang chromosome 9B, Zo_v1.1, whole genome shotgun sequence:
- the LOC122022732 gene encoding putative disease resistance protein RGA1 → PISNSIFRKGDDDDDDVQRIRKIKGRLDDYSAALEEIYSSLGAEDDRGKKQLVSSTSRQTSSFSTEPQLFGRDKELQELKDLLFKPAVASEFGQSGVAVLSIYGMGGIGKTTLAQEVFNDSSVKKYFKLRIWVCVSENFCTDRLTREIIEYATKKKCDLTNFAALQVALKEKITPKRFLLVLDDVWNEDRHKWESLCAPLRSGKPGSKILVTTRSRKIAKMVGDVDAIHLQGLDEESFWEFFKKCAFGCSNSGFHHPHMEAMAKKMTCKLKGLPLAAKTLGGLLSMKLDEQYWESILDSEIWQLPQEENGIMPVLQLSYQNLPPHLKQCFAFCSLFPKDYKFSESELIGIWIAEGFIVPRGSTRMEELGSNYFHELVNRSFIQKSKDREFIMHDLIHDLAELVSLGESYRIEKGKSHNIPSTIRQLSIYIEEEGIETRLLTEFSHCDKLRTLLLERFASMSFNFDCSVLERFKNIHVLVLKWCSLKELPDSIGKLIHLRYLDLSNNEGIRWLPESLCDLYNLQTLILRYCFNLKCLPHGMMKLINLRNLYGVDMFIPEITEIGKLTSLQNLHAFKVTKDNGHKLVELKGLNQLRGFLCITNLENVENKDEAHIASLKSKEHLDELVLEWTSLQESDSDVNLHISEQVLEGLQPHHNLQRLTIRGYNGARPPNWLHEQVYSRLESLRLENYKRWNDLSAIGQLSQLKSLSLVRIPVQTKNIHKLFDPKICKFFSQLENLVLEGITMLEDLPNLGQLPCLTYICIQSLLGVKKIGDKFFAMTEEGSCFPRLRTLRFTEMPAWEEFYGSDDRNLFPCLEYLHISKCQKLKMLPPLPPSIRSLDLNDVGLVDCPRFWKAIDECSSTTNSASLTSLSIQNCQI, encoded by the coding sequence ccaatatccaacagtaTTTTCAGGaaaggagatgatgatgatgatgatgtgcagAGAATCAGGAAAATAAAGGGGAGGCTAGATGACTACTCAGCTGCTCTCGAGGAAATTTACAGTTCGCTAGGCGCAGAAGATGATAGAGGAAAGAAACAATTAGTGTCCTCAACGAGCCGGCAAACGAGCTCCTTTTCGACTGAACCTCAATTGTTTGGCAGAGACAAAGAGCTGCAAGAACTCAAGGATTTGTTGTTCAAACCAGCAGTTGCATCTGAATTTGGCCAAAGTGGAGTTGCTGTTTTATCTATTTATGGTATGGGAGGGATTGGGAAGACCACTCTGGCTCAGGAAGTGTTCAATGACAGTAGCGTGAAAAAATACTTTAAGCTCAGAATTTGGGTCTGTGTTTCTGAAAATTTCTGCACAGATAGGCTGACCAGAGAGATTATAGAGTATGCAACCAAGAAGAAGTGTGATCTCACGAATTTCGCTGCTCTTCAAGTGGCTCTCAAAGAGAAGATCACGCCAAAGAGATTTCTTCTTGTATTGGACGATGTGTGGAACGAGGACAGGCACAAATGGGAGAGCCTCTGTGCACCATTGAGGTCTGGAAAGCCCGGTAGCAAGATATTGGTAACGACTCGCTCTAGGAAGATTGCTAAAATGGTTGGTGATGTGGATGCCATTCATCTGCAAGGTCTGGATGAGGAGAGCTTCTGGGAATTTTTCAAGAAATGTGCATTTGGTTGTTCAAATAGTGGATTTCATCATCCTCATATGGAAGCCATGGCGAAGAAGATGACTTGCAAGCTCAAGGGATTGCCGCTTGCAGCAAAGACTCTAGGAGGGTTGTTGAGCATGAAATTGGATGAGCAATACTGGGAAAGCATTTTAGATAGTGAAATATGGCAGCTTCCCCAAGAAGAAAATGGGATTATGCCAGTGCTACAACTGAGCTATCAAAATCTCCCTCCTCATCTTAAGCAATGCTTTGCATTTTGCTCCTTGTTTCCTAAAGATTATAAGTTTTCTGAATCTGAGTTGATCGGTATTTGGATAGCAGAAGGATTTATAGTGCCTCGAGGAAGTACCAGAATGGAGGAGCTAGGAAGCAACTACTTTCATGAGTTAGTTAACAGGTCATTCATTCAAAAGTCGAAGGATAGAGAATTTATAATGCATGACCTCATTCATGATCTTGCAGAACTCGTATCTTTAGGCGAGTCTTACAGGATTGAAAAAGGCAAGTCCCATAATATTCCTAGCACCATTCGTCAACTTTCAATTTACATAGAGGAAGAAGGTATTGAGACTAGACTTTTAACAGAATTCTCTCATTGCGATAAATTACGGACTTTGTTGTTAGAGAGATTCGCTAGCatgagttttaattttgattgCAGTGttttggaaagatttaaaaatattCATGTGCTTGTCTTGAAGTGGTGTTCTTTGAAAGAACTACCTGATAGTATTGGCAAGTTGATACATCTCCGTTATCTTGACTTATCCAACAATGAAGGCATTCGATGGTTGCCTGAGTCATTATGCGACTTGTACAATCTGCAGACATTGATATTAAGatattgttttaacttaaaatgtcTCCCGCATGGCATGATGAAGTTGATCAACTTGAGGAACCTTTATGGAGTTGATATGTTTATTCCCGAGATAACAGAGATCGGAAAGCTTACTTCTCTTCAAAATTTGCATGCTTTCAAAGTGACAAAGGATAATGGACACAAACTTGTTGAATTAAAAGGTTTGAACCAACTCCGGGGATTTCTATGTATAACAAATCTTGAGAATGTGGAGAACAAGGATGAAGCACATATTGCTAGTTTGAAGAGTAAAGAACACCTCGATGAGTTGGTGCTAGAATGGACATCTCTGCAAGAATCTGATTCAGACGTTAATTTGCACATCTCAGAGCAGGTGCTTGAAGGTCTCCAGCCGCATCACAACCTACAAAGGCTAACAATCAGAGGATACAACGGTGCTAGACCTCCCAATTGGCTACATGAACAAGTATATTCTAGATTGGAATCTCTCCGTCTTGAAAATTATAAAAGGTGGAACGATCTATCAGCTATTGGGCAATTATCACAGTTAAAGTCCCTCTCCCTTGTGCGAATTCCAGTCCAGACCAAAAATATACACAAATTGTTCGATCCAAAAATCTGCAAGTTCTTCTCCCAACTAGAAAATTTGGTACTAGAGGGTATTACCATGTTGGAGGATCTCCCAAATCTTGGACAACTTCCATGTCTTACGTATATTTGCATTCAGAGTTTGCTGGGAGTGAAGAAAATAGGTGATAAATTCTTTGCCATGACAGAGGAAGGCAGTTGCTTTCCTAGACTACGTACTCTCCGTTTCACAGAAATGCCGGCATGGGAAGAGTTCTATGGCTCCGATGATAGAAATCTATTTCCTTGTTTGGAGtatct